The Hemiscyllium ocellatum isolate sHemOce1 chromosome 7, sHemOce1.pat.X.cur, whole genome shotgun sequence genome window below encodes:
- the LOC132817355 gene encoding calphotin-like, translating into MDTELGYQLLLGYFALLPIPKCTLEDGYPEVLHLTLHPFLVDVDVPLDAAPITADITAPTDATPITADAAAPLDAASITANGGAPLHAASISAAIAASLDAALVTADVAAPLDAAPITADITAHPDAAPIIADIAAPLDAALITADITVHLAAAPITTDVAPPDAASRTADVAAPTDAATITGDVDAPFDAAPITAAVAASLDAAPITADVAAPLDAALVTADIDAPLDAAPITDDVAAPTDAATITAGVDAPVTTEAHAPLDVTPITANVAATLDAAPITTVIAASLDAALVTADVDAPLDAAPITADVDAPLDAEPLIVNVAATLMLHPLLLMLMLLLILHLLLLMLMFSLMLLTLLLILMLLLMLHPFLLMLLFLLMLHLLLLITFPPDGAPITADVAATLDAAPIISDVAVILDATLDTPAVDAPLDAARITADVAATLDAAPVTPDVHARLDAAPITADIDTPLDAAHIAADVSAPLDAAPINADIDIPLQAAPISADVAATLDAFPIIADVGAPLDAAPFTADVDASLDAVPITAVDGRLDTAPITADFATSLDAAPITADIDIPLDAAPIPANVESPLDAAPITVDVGVRLDAAPITANVDIPLDAAPITANVDSPLDAVPITVDICVHLDAAPVTADIDIPIDAAPISVDVGVPLHAPPINVNVGAPIDAALVTADVHFPLDCASITADIEVPLDAVSTIADITATPDAAPITADVDVLLHAAPITADICSY; encoded by the exons GTGCTCCACTTGACGCTGCACCCATTTCTGGTTGATGTTGATGTTCCTCTTGATGCTGCACCTATTACTGCTGACATTACTGCTCCAACTGATGCTACACCTATTACTGCtgatgctgctgctcctcttGATGCTGCATCTATTACTGCTAATGGTGGTGCTCCTCTTCATGCTGCATCCatttctgctgctattgctgctTCACTTGATGCTGCACTTGTTACTGCTGATGTTGCTGCTCCTCTTGATGCTGCACCTATTACTGCTGATATTACTGCTCATCCTGATGCTGCACCTATTATTGCTGATATTGCTGCTCCTCTTGATGCTGCACTTATTACTGCTGATATTACTGTTCATCTTGCTGCTGCACCTATTACTACTGATGTTgctcctcctgatgctgcatCTCGTACTGCTGATGTTGCTGCTCCAACTGATGCTGCAACTATTACAGGTGATGTTGATGCTCCTTTTGATGCTGCGCCTATTACTGCTGCCGTTGCTGCTTCTCTTGATGCTGCACCCATTACTGCTGATGTTGCTGCTCCTCTTGATGCTGCACTTGTTACTGCTGATATTGATGCTCCTCTTGATGCTGCACCTATTACTGATGATGTTGCTGCTCCAACTGATGCTGCAACTATTACTGCTGGTGTTGATGCACCTGTTACTACCGAAGCTCATGCTCCTCTTGATGTTACACCTATTACTGCTAATGTTGCTGCAACTCTTGATGCTGCACCTATTACTACTGTCATTGCTGCTTCTCTTGATGCTGCACTTGTTACTGCTGATGTTGATGCTCCCCTTGATGCTGCACCCATTACAGCTGATGTTGATGCTCCTCTTGATGCTGAACCTCTTATTGTTAATGTTGCTGCTACCTTGATGCTGCACCCATTACTGCTGATGTTAATGCTACTCTTGATACTGCACCTATTACTCCTGATGCTCATGTTCTCCTTGATGCTGCTAACTTTGCTGCTGATACTGATGCTGCTCCTGATGCTGCACCCATTTCTGCTGATGTTATTGTTCCTCTTGATGCTGCACCTATTACTGCTGATAACTTTTCCTCCAGATGGTGCACCTATTACTGCTGATGTTGCTGCAACTCTTGATGCTGCACCTATTATTTCTGACGTTGCTGTTATTCTTGATGCTACACTTGATACTCCTGCTGTTGATGCTCCCCTTGATGCTGCACGCATTACTGCTGACGTTGCTGCTACTCTTGATGCTGCACCTGTTACTCCTGACGTTCATGCTCGGCTTGATGCTGCACCTATTACTGCTGACATTGATACTCCTCTTGATGCTGCACATATTGCTGCTGATGTTAGTGCTCCTCTTGATGCTGCTCCTATTAATGCTGATATTGATATTCCTCTTCAAGCTGCACCTATTTCTGCTGATGTTGCTGCTACTCTTGATGCTTTTCCTATTATTGCTGATGTTGGTGCTCCTCTTGATGCTGCACCCTTTACTGCTGATGTTGATGCTTCTCTTGATGCTGTGCCTATTACTGCTG TTGATGGTCGCCTTGATACTGCACCCATTACTGCTGATTTTGCCACTTCCCTTGATGCTGCACCTATTACTGCTGATATTGATATTCCTCTTGATGCTGCACCTATTCCTGCTAATGTTGAAAGTCCTCTTGATGCTGCACCTATTactgttgatgttggtgttcgtcTTGATGCTGCTCCTATTACTGCTAATGTTGATATTCCTCTTGATGCTGCACCTATTACTGCTAACGTTGATAGTCCTCTTGATGCTGTGCCTATTACTGTTGATATTTGTGTTCATCTTGATGCTGCTCCTGTTACTGCTGATATTGATATTCCTATTGATGCTGCACCTATTtctgttgatgttggtgttcctcTTCATGCTCCTCCTATTAATGTTAATGTTGGTGCGCCCATTGATGCTGCACTTGTTACTGCTGATGTTCATTTTCCTCTTGACTGTGCATCTATTACTGCTGATATTGAAGTGCCTCTTGATGCTGTATCTACTATTGCTGATATTACTGCTACTCCTGATGCTGCACCTATTACTGCTGATGTTGATGTGCTTCTTCATGCTGCACCTATTACTGCTGATATCTGCTCCTACTGA